CTACTTCACCGGGGACGGCAATAATAATAATACCGCCACCCTGGAGTACCGCACCCCCGGCGGCGCCTGGAAGACCGCCCCGGCCATGTACAAAGACACCCGGGCGACCGTTACCACCGGCAGCAAGTCCCAGGCCAACCCCTACCTCAATACCTACCGGGGCAGCATCTTCTGGCTTACTACCAATACTGCCTATGAAGTCCGGGTAACCTTCAGCGATACGGACGGTGTTTCCGGCGGCAACCCGGTCACCGGCACCGTCACCACCTGGAACGATAACCCGCCGAGCAACGGCAGCAGCTATTACGTCTCTCCTTCCGGCAGCGATAATAACGCCGGCACGGAAGCTTCTCCTTTCAAGACTATCGCTAAGGCCGCCAGTGTGGCTGCCGCCGGCAGTACCGTCTACTTCAAAGCCGGTACTTACAATAGCGGCACCACCCTGACCACCTCCGGCACTCCTGCCAACTACATCACCTTCCGTAACTACGGCAGTGACAAGCCGGTCTTCACCGCCAGTATCTGGGTCCAGGCCGCTTATATCAGGATTAAGGGCCTGACCTTCCAGAATACCCCCAATACCTGTATCGACGTCTCCGGGGAAAACATGCCCGCCGGCAGCGTTACCGGGGATATCGTGGAGGACTGTATTTTCATTAATCCCGCCCTCTCCAACTCCGATTCCGCCGTCAGGGTAGACTACGGCGCCCAGAACGTCATCATCCAGAGAAACTCCTTCACCATCAACTTTAACGACCACGAGGACAAAGACGGCGTTTACTGGTGGTATCCCGGTGACGGCATCGTCTGCCGCAACAACACGGTGACCGGGACGCCCTGGGACGGCTTCGGGGGAGGTCCGGAAAACCAGTTCGGCTACATCAACAACAACGACTTTTATAACAACTATATCTCCGGGGCTATCGATGACGGCATCCAGCCGGACGGGGATAACCTCAATACCAGGGTATACAATAACGTCATCACCAACACCTTCGCCGGCGTTTCCAGCTGCCCGGTAGCCATCGGGCCGGAATACATTTTCCGCAACTCCATCTCCGGGCTGCACTACCGGAATGAAGCCGGTGACAATGAAGCCTTCAAGCTGGGAGACAGCTCCACCGGACGCATCTATTTCTACCACAACACTGTCTATACCACCGACCTCAGCGACGGCGCTGCCGCCACCAACGGCGGCCTGGCCAACGTGATTTCCCGCAATAACATCTATCATGTCGGCTGGTACGTGCTGGAGTTCGGGCATTATGCCGACGCCGTGAACTGCAACTTCGATTATGATAACCTCTACACCACCAGAACGGATGACCGTTACGTTAAATGGGGTGAAGCTAAATACAGCACACTCGAAGCTTTCATTGCCGGCGCCGGGCAGGAAGCGCACGGGATGAATATCAGTGTCACCAGTGAGCTGGTTAACGCGGCCGGCGATGACTTGCATCTCAAAGCCGGCAGCCAGTTCATTGATAAAGGCGAGGTACTGCCGGGCTTCAACGACGCCAACTCGCCGTGGCCTTACAGCGGCGCGGCCCCGGACCTGGGCGCTTTCGAATACGGCTCGGGCGGCACATCCTCGAATACCGCCCCGGTGGCGGCCAATGATAGCTACAACATTTATAAAGATAATGTCCTTAACATGCCTGCACCGGGGGTACTCTCGAATGATGCCGATGCCAACGGTGACGCGTTAACGTCCGCCCTGGTCAGTAATGTCAGTCACGGCGCGCTGACGCTGAACAGTAATGGTTCCTTCACCTATACCCCTGCTTCCGGCTATACCGGTACGGACAGCTTTTCCTACAGAGCTAATGACGGCAAGGTAAACTCCAATACCGCCACGGTGACCATCACCATAAGCACTCCGGTGAACACGGCGCCGGTGGCGGTGAATGATGCCTACACTACCAACAAAGATACCGCCCTCGTCGTGTCCGCCCCGGGCGTCCTGGCTAATGATACCGATATTAACGGGGATGCCCTCACGGCTGTCCTGGCGGGTAACGTCAGCCACGGTACGCTGGCGCTGAACAGCAGCGGTGCTTTCGTCTATACCCCTGCCTCCGGCTATACCGGCACGGACAGCTTTACTTACAGGGCCAGTGATGGTAAAGCCAACTCCAATATCGCTGCCGTGACCATTACCGTCAATACCGCGGCCAATACCGCCCCGGTGGCGTCAGGTGATGCCTACACTACCGGTAAGGCCACCACCCTGATTGTATCAGTCCCGGGCGTGCTGGCTAACGATACGGATGCCAACGGGGACGCGCTCACGGCTTTCCTGACCAGGAATGTCTACCATGGCTCGCTTATTCTGAACAGCAACGGCTCGTTTACTTACACGCCTTACTCCAGCTATACCGGCACGGACAGCTTTACCTACAGGGCAAGCGATGGCAAGGCCAACTCCAATACCGCCATGGTCACCATTACCATTACCACTCCGTCGAACAACGCGCCGGTGGCGGTAAACAATGCCTACAGCGCCGACCGGAATACCGCCCTCTTGGTGGCCGCCCCGGGCATTCTGGCTAATGATACGGATGCCAACGGGGACACGCTCACGGCCGCGTTGACCGGCAGTGTAAGTCACGGTACGCTGGCGCTGAACAGCAACGGTTCCTTCACCTATACCCCTGCCACGGGCTACACCGGTACGGACAGCTTTACCTACAGGGCCAATGATGGAAAAACCAACTCTAACACCGCCACGGTAACTATCAACGTCAAAGAGCCGGAAAGCGGCGGTGGTGGAGGTGGTGGCGGAGGTGGCGGCGCGATGCCCGGGACCATAGATATCTCGTCGATGGTAAACAGTACCGGTCAGATATCGCAAGACGTAACCGTGTCCTCGGCGGACAACAATGTCACCCTTACCGTGAGTAAAGATACCGTGGCTCTTTCGGTTTGGGGACAGCCGATATATTACTTGTCGGTGCTGGAGTCGGCTTACCTGGCGCCGCCGTCGAGCGGGGATATTATCAGCAAAGTTTATAACCTGGGCCCCAGCGGCACCACGTTCGACCGGGGCATAACCCTGACGTTTAAATACGATGAAACCATCATTCCCCCTGGCGTCGCCGAGGAACACCTGGTGATTAGCAGCTGGCAAAGCGGCGAAGGTTGGGTTGATTTGCCGAGTATTGTAGATACGGTCAATAACACCATTACCGTACAGGTAAACCATTTCTCCGAGTTTGCCGTACTGGCTTATGTCCGGCCGGCCAATATCCAGGTCAGCAGCGTGACCGTGACTCCCCAGGAGTGTGAATTCGGGAATAATGTGGATATATATGTCAGCATCGCTAATGCCGGCGACCTTGCCGCAGAGTACGAAATCATGCTTTATCTTGACGGCGTTTTGGCCCAGACCAGCGCCATCGCCCTTGAAGGCAGCAGCCAGGCAACCGTTATTTTCAGTGTCACGCCAGGGACGGCCGGGGAACACCAGATAAATATCGGCGGGATGACGGCTGGTTTTACCGTGCAGACGCCTAAAGCTCCGGCTGCTTTCCATCCGGTGACGCTTAATATCAACCCCGCCCGCGTCAGCCCCGGCGACACGGTGAGCATCGGCCTGCTGGTCGCCAATTCCGGTGACATCCCCGGGATTTACGTGGCGTCTCTGGTTATCGATGGTGTGGTGCTGGAGGTCAAGGATATCAGTATTACCGCCGGAAATAGCGCCACGGTCTCTTTCAGCCTGGCATCGGCGGGTATCGGCGAGCATCAGGTGCAAATCGGTGGCCTGACGGGGGCCTTTACTGTCACCGCGCCGCCGCCGGTGGACGAGCCGCAGGTGAAGCTTAATGACTTTAGTGTTACGCCCTTATACGAGACTGAAAGCGGTAGGCTCGTTTCCGCCGCCGTCATGTACCAGGTAGACCAGCCTCCCGCGATTGTTGACATAAATCTGGTGCTCAAGGTCTTCCTGGATGGCGCATTACTGGAAACCTGCCCGGTGCTTAAGACCGGCCAGACCATAGCCCCCAACGGCATCGGCGAGGTTGATTATTTACCTTCAGCGGGATGGGCAGTCGGCGAGTATTCCTTCGCTCTGGAGCTCTCCAGCGGCGGCAGTATCGTGCAGACCACGCCGTCTCAGTACCTGGAGGTATTGTCCGATGAGGTTAACCGTCCCGCCGGCTGGAAAGTCCCGGCCATAACTGTCGGGGTGACCATACCAATGATGTTACTGACGATTCTGGTGCTCCGCCGCCGCCAGGATAGTTTTTCTCTGGGTGGGGAAGAGTAGGGCGTTCCTATCCTTTGACCAGGGCTACCGCTATTATCAGCGCCGCCAGCAGCCACCGGTAATACACGAAGATATCCGTGGAGTGTTTCTGTAAAAACCGCAGCAGGTATTTGATGCACAGGTATCCGCTGACCGCGGCCACCGCAAAACCCAGGATATAGAGCAGTACGTCTGACCCCGCCATTTGCCCCGCCGCCAGTTCCTGCTGCACGTCGAAGATGCTCTTGAGTCCCGCGCCCAGGATAATCGGCGTGGAAAGCAGGAAAGAAAAACGCGCGGCGGTTTCCCGCTGCAAACCCAGCGCCAGGCCGGCCGTTATAGTGCTGCCGGAACGTGATACGCCGGGGAAAATCGCCAGCGCCTGTGAAAGCCCGATTATCACGGCGTCCTTTATCGTTACCTCGTTAAAGCCCCGGCGGTGTTTGGCGATGCGCTCGGCGATGAACAGCAGCAGTCCCAGCAGCGCGATGATAACCGCCATGGCCAGCATCGCCCCCAGGGTGTGGGGCGAATCGGGCTTGTGGAACAGATCCTCGATTTTGCTCTGAGCGAAATAGCCGACGATGACGCCGGGAATAGTGGCGATAACCAGGAACCAGAAGAGCCTCCGGTCCATATCCTCGCCGATTTTCCGCCGGGCGATTGATTGCACTCCGGCCCGGATAAGGCGTACCCAGTCCGCCCGGAAGAACCAGAGCAGGGCTACCAGCGTCCCCAGGTGCAGCGCTAAATCAAAAGTCAGCCCCGGGTCGGCCCAGTTGAAAAGCCAGGGAACGATAACCAGGTGCGCTGAGCTTGAAACGGGTATAAACTCCGTCAAGCCCTGTACTATGCCCAGGACGATAACCTGAATAAAATTCATCGGCTTACCCGTTTTTTTAACATATCGGTAATAGTTCCCGTGACTGCGTTCCGTATCACCTGGACTTTGTATCCAGCAGCAGCGCCGGCGCCCGGCCGGGCACCAGGGACTGCCGGCTCAATTTCTTCCATCCGAATATTCTTAGCAGCGTCAGTTTCTCGGTTTCCACGAATCCCAGCTTCCTGGCCAGCAGCCCTGATTTTACATTAAAGGGAACGTACCCGCCGATTAGCCTTTTATAGCCTCTGCCAGCCAGGTGGGCAAACATCATCTGCCGCAGGTCTGAGGCCAGCCCGCCCCGCCGGTATTCCTTGGAAACGGTTATCTGCTCGGACCAGGCGTCGGATTCGGCCAGGTTCAGGACTACGTTCAGGTAGCGGATACGGGTCCTCCCGGTACTCACCAGGTTAAAGCCTGCCAGGCTTTCCTTGTTTTTCGCCACGATGCAGAAACCGGTACGGCCTATTCTCTCGGCAATGAAGTCGCGGGAGATGGCGCTCATGTCTTCAATCTGTGCCATCATGCCGCTATCGTTAGCGGTTAAAAAGGAAAACTGTATAGCCGGGTTGCGTATTTCCGGCGCGGCGGACGGGGTAAGCTGTTTTTCGTAGACGATATACTTCCTGTAAACAAATATCTTTCCGAAGATGATATCCATTATCCCCCGGAAAATCGTGTGCCAGACCCCGAAGTCCCTGACCGATACTCTGGTCCTGGTCCTGAAAAACGCGATTTTCCGCCCGATACTCTTGGTAAAATTACCGTTATTCATCTTCTTCCTTATACTTTTCCGCGCCATGAAGCGCAAATATTTTCATGCGGGTTCACTCGTTAACCGGGAAATTATCCGGCGGTAAGCCGGCGCAGCGCCGACCTCAGAAAGCGCTTGCTCCTGTGGCCGGAATCCAGTATTACCGGCGGAATCAGTGTCCGTCCGATCTGTGTTACCAGCGGTAGCCAGAGCCTTTTCCGGAACCACTGCGGCTTCGTTTTCAGAGCTTTGAAAAGGTATTGCCGGGATACCGCCATTTGCCGGTTGCCGTAGGCGTATTTGGCCAGCCTGGAATACAGGCTGAAATATACGTTGGTGCGTTCCGGTGTGAAATAGCCGCCGGACGCTGTATTATTGAACAGCTTTTCAAAGATGGCGCCGTTGTTTTTTTCCATATCGGCCAGCTTCTGGGTACGGCTGATGCTGCTGGCATGCATGCGGTACTTGATTAAAGGTTCGGCGATATACGCTACTTGATGAGACCCGGCCAGGCGCACCCAGAGGTCGAAGTCCTCGGAGCCGCCTTTGAAAGAAGCATCGAACAGGCCGATCTCTTCAAGGTATTGGCGGCGCGCCATGATGGTGGACGTCGGCACGTGATTGCCGTTTAAAATGGCTTTTTTGATTTCTTCTCTGCCATCGCGGATGTACGAGCCTTCTTCACGCTGCTCTCTTACCCCGAAGATGCGCTGTTTTTCATCCATCAGGTAAGCTTTGCCGTAGCTGAAAGCCGCCTGCGGGTTTTTCTCCAATACCTGAACGCTCGTTTCCAGGGCTTTTTCCAGCAGTAAATCGTCGGAGTCCAAAAAGGCGATGTACGTGCCTCCAGCGGCTTTAATGCCGGTGTTGCGGGCGGCGGAAACGCCGGCGTTCTCCTGTAAAATATACCGCACGCGGGGGTCCTTGAAGGCGGCGACTACCTCCCCGGTATTATCCGTGGAGCCATCGTCCACCACGATGATTTCAAATTCCGGCAGCGTCTGCGCCAGGACGCTCCTGATGGTCTCCGCTATTAAGCCCGCCCGGTTGTAAGTGGGGATGACCACGCTTACTTTCGCCGCGGCGCCGGCTTTTTTGATATCCTCCGCCCTAACAGTGCTTTGCGCCATCGCCGGCCGGGCGACAACTAACCGAGCGGGTACTGCGGCGCGGTGCTTTAAAGTCTTCTTCCAGGAGCGGAGAGCCCGGAACCTGCGCGTCCCGAAAAGGGAAAGGGCGAGATAGGCGTATGGCCTGAAGCACAAAGGATTGATTTTAATGCTGGCAAACAGCGCTTTGGTGGCATCCTCCTGCCTGTCCCCGAGCAATGACCATCGCCCGTAGCGGCAGTGTTCCAGCGCCAGCCTTTCTTTCAATAGTTTCAGTTCCGCCCGGGAGAAAGTGCCGCTGGCTATGGCCTTGTTGATGGCGGTCACCGCTCCCCGGTACACTTTTTCCTGGTTTCTGGACAGGCTGTCATCGTGCCGCCGTATCTTGAGCAGCGGCATATCTATGACCTCGATAGGGAAGCGCTGCACGATGCGCACGAAGAGGTCCCAGTCCTCGGAAGTGGGGAGTGATTCGTCCAGATAGCCGATTGTTTCAAAAACCCGGCGGCGCAGCATGGTGGCCTGGGGCATAATGAAGCAGGACCGGTACAGCAGCTCTTTTAATGGGTGCTGGGCGGCTTGGGTGGGGTTGGCGGAATACTTGAATCTCTTTTCACCCCAGAGCCTGCCAATATTGGCTTTGGTTTTGTTATCCAGGAAATAGGCGTCCGAGCATACAAGGCCTGCTTCAGGGTGGGCATCCAGCAGTTTTATTTTAACCTCCAGGTTCTCCGGCAGCCAGAGGTCATCGGAGTCTAGGAAGGCGATGAAATCCCTGTCTGATGCCTTGATGCCGGTATTGCGGGCGGAGGACACGCCGCCGTTCTCTTTATATAAGTACCGGACGCGGGGGTCTTTATAGCTGTTGACGACCTCCCTGGTGTTATCGGTGGAGCCGTCGTCGACTACGATAAGCTCGAAGTTTTTATACGTCTGGTCGAGGACGCTTTGAATGGCTTCGCCCACATATAGCGCCCGGTTGTAAGTAGGCAGAATCACGCTTACTCTGGATATCGGTTCCATGGTATTCATTTTTTCATTTTCAGGCATTTTATCACTTTGACAAGGATCTGCTGTCATCACAACAAACTCCTTCTGATGAGTGATTCCGGGGCAAGCATCGGTTTATTAGTTTCTTACATGATTTTATAGCCTGGAACTCCCGGCTTCCAAGTATGGAAAAAATAAGGTAGATATATATTTTCAAGTGCCACGGGCTGAGTTTGATACCCGCCCACAGCGCTGTTTTAGCCGTGGCCTGTTTGCCGCTGTCCAGGGCCCGTCTGCCATAGCGGAAGTGCTCCAGCGCCAGCCTTTCTTTTAGTAGTTTGAGGCCGTCTCCGGTAACCGTGCCGTTGTGTATTAACTTCAGGATGGCGGCAACCGACCCCAGGTACATTTTTTCCTGGGATTCTGACAGGCTGGTGCTGTGCCGGCGGACTTTAAGCAGCGGCATATCTATGACCTCGATGGGGAAGCGCTGCACGATACGTATGAAGATATCCCAGTCCTCGTGGGTGGCGAGTGCTTCGTCGAAATAGCCGGCCGTATCGAAGACCCGGCGGCGCACGATGGTCGCCGGGGGCTGGATGAAACACGAACGGAAAAGCAGCTCTTTTAAAGGCTGCCTTGACGCCTGGGTGGGGTTGGCGGAATACTTGAATTTCTTATTGCCCCACGTCGTGCCGAGGACGGCTCCGGTGCTATCCTCGAATACCAGTGAGTCTGAACATATCAGGCCTGCTTCAGGGTGGGCATCCAGCATCTTTATCTTAACCTCCAGGTTCTCCGGCAGCCAGATATCATCGGAGTCCAGGAAGGCAACGTATTCCCCGTCCGACGCCTTGATGCCGGCGTTGCGGGCGGAAGATACCCCGCCGTTCTCTTTGTATATATACCGGATGCGGGGGTCATTGAAGCTTTCCACTACTTCTCTGGTATTATCCGTGGAGCCGTCATCGACGATTATAAGGGTGTAATCGCCGCAGGTCTGATTGAGCACACTTTCGATTGCTTCCTTCAGGAAGCCTGCCCGGTTATAAGTGGGCATAATGATACTCACCCTGGGGATTGAATTCACCGGGTTGTTTTTTATATTCCCGGGTGAGCTGTCACTATGATAATATTCTGCCGTCATGATAACAGTCCCCTCCCGCTGAGCGACTCCGGAATAAGCGGCGCCCCGCGAGCCGCCTCCATTTTCTTAAAGCCAAATACTTACCGATTCCCGGGATTGAAAACAGAAGGTAAACATATAGTTTTAAATTCCACGGGTCCAGCCTGATGCCCGCCAGCAGCGCTTTCCTGGCTGTAGCCGTTCTGCCGTCTTGTAATGCCGTGCGTCCGTGGTGTATGTGGCGGGGCAGCATTCTTTCTTTAAGCAGCTTACGCTCGTTCCTGGATAGCGTGCCGCTCCGTATTAGTTTCCTGGTGGCCGCCACGCCTCCGATACAATCATTTTCCTGGAGCAGGGAATAGCTGATGCGGCGCTGCCGGATTTTGAGCAGCGGCGTATTAATTACTTCTATGGGGAAACGCTGTACGATGCGGATACACATTTCCCAGTCCTCGTGGCTGGGCAAAGATTCATCGAAATAGCCTACCTCGTTAAAAATTGTCCGGCGTACCATGCCCGCCTGTACGTTGAAAAAACACCCGTTGGCCAGCACCTCTCTCAGCGGCTGTCGCACGGCCCTGGCCGGGTCGAACCAGGGATAGGGGCCTTTCGGGTCGCCCCATAGTTTGCATATATTGTCCCCCGTATGATGATTGAATATATAGGCATCGGAGCAGACCAGTCCTACATCCGGGCGGGCGTCGAGCAGCTTGGCTTTCATTTCCAGGTTCCGGGGGAGATACAGATCATCCGCGGTCAGGCCGGTAATGTATTCACCCGCGGCGGCTTTAAACCCTATATTTTGCGCCATGCCGATATAGCGGAAATCCCGGCGCAGGTATTTGATGCGCGCGTCATGGAACCCTTCAACCACCTCCCCGGTGTTCTCCAGGAGGCCGTTGTCCACCACAATAATCTCGAAGTCCTGCAGCGTCTGGTCGAGCACACTCTGGATAGCTTCACCCAGGAAATGACTGCGGGTATTAATTGGTATTACTACACTGACTTTAGGCATCAACTCACCCCTCCCTTTTCACTCTCTCCGTCCGTCGTCAGGTTGTGTTTCTCCCGGTTGCCGGTGGTTCCCGGCATGGCGTCTCAGACCTTTCTTCCATTTGTTTAGTGTCAAAAACATCCGGCTGCCCAGCAGAGAAAAAGTCAGGTAAGCATATGGTTTAGGTTGCTGCGGATTAATCTTGATGCCGGCTAAAAGTGCTTTTCTGGCCGCGGCCGTTCTGCCCTCGAGTAATGCCCTCCGCCCGTAGCGGATATGCTGGGGAAACAGTCTTTTCCTTAATACCTTTTGTTCCTGTTTGGTGAGTGTGCCGCTGCGTATCACTTTCATGAGGGCGGTCACCGCTCCCTGGTACATCTTTTCTTGATTATCAGATAAATTGCTTTGGTGTCGGCGCATTTTAAGTAACGGCATATCTATTATCTCGGCCGGGTAATTCTGTAAAATACGGACTACGAGTTCCCAGTCTTCATGGGTAGGGAGGGATTCGTCATAACATCCCACCTTGTTAAAAACCTCGCGGCGTATCAGGGCCGCCTGAATCAGGATGAAACACCCTTTATAGAGGATTTCTTTTAAAGGATTACGGGCTGCTTTTATCGGGTCGAGCCAGGGATAATAACCCTTGGGGTCGCGCCATAGCTTGCCGATAGTTTCTCCGGTGCTGTCATCGAAAAGGTAAACATCGGAATAGACCATGCCCAGTTCGGGGCGGGCATCCATTATTTTTACTTTCAGCTCCAGGTTCTGGGGCAGAAACAGGTCGTCCGCGCCTATGCCGGTAATGTACTCGCTGGTGGCGGCCTTTATCGCCACGTTCGCCGCCGCCGCCACGCCGCGGTTTTCCTGCCGGATGTACCTGATGCGTGTATCCTTGAAACTGTCCACGACCTCCCTGGTATTGTCCGTGGAGCCATCGTCCACCACGATAATTTCAAAGTCCTGGTAAGTCTGGTCCAGCACGCTCTGGATGGCTGCGCCCAGGTATTGGGCGTAATTATACGTGGGTATCATTACGGTTATTTTCGCCATCCACCTCACCTTTACAGATTGATGCAGCCCCTATAGTTATAGGTAATCGAGCGTCCGGCCGGGGCCGGCCAGGGATAATACGGGTTTTACATGCTGTTATTCTAAAGCGGAAAGGTTGGAACTCGGTATATGTTGGGGTATTTCAAGGTTAGACCATGCGGCAAAAAACACGCCGGTAAAATATTGCAGCAGACCGCCGGCCGGGGCGAATTTAGCTTCACCTGGTGTGCCCGTTACCTGACATAATCATTTTTCCGGCGGGCCAAAACCGGCCTTTTTTTACTAATGCCAAATTCTAACACAGCCCAAACCAA
The sequence above is drawn from the Dehalococcoidales bacterium genome and encodes:
- a CDS encoding Ig-like domain-containing protein, whose protein sequence is YFTGDGNNNNTATLEYRTPGGAWKTAPAMYKDTRATVTTGSKSQANPYLNTYRGSIFWLTTNTAYEVRVTFSDTDGVSGGNPVTGTVTTWNDNPPSNGSSYYVSPSGSDNNAGTEASPFKTIAKAASVAAAGSTVYFKAGTYNSGTTLTTSGTPANYITFRNYGSDKPVFTASIWVQAAYIRIKGLTFQNTPNTCIDVSGENMPAGSVTGDIVEDCIFINPALSNSDSAVRVDYGAQNVIIQRNSFTINFNDHEDKDGVYWWYPGDGIVCRNNTVTGTPWDGFGGGPENQFGYINNNDFYNNYISGAIDDGIQPDGDNLNTRVYNNVITNTFAGVSSCPVAIGPEYIFRNSISGLHYRNEAGDNEAFKLGDSSTGRIYFYHNTVYTTDLSDGAAATNGGLANVISRNNIYHVGWYVLEFGHYADAVNCNFDYDNLYTTRTDDRYVKWGEAKYSTLEAFIAGAGQEAHGMNISVTSELVNAAGDDLHLKAGSQFIDKGEVLPGFNDANSPWPYSGAAPDLGAFEYGSGGTSSNTAPVAANDSYNIYKDNVLNMPAPGVLSNDADANGDALTSALVSNVSHGALTLNSNGSFTYTPASGYTGTDSFSYRANDGKVNSNTATVTITISTPVNTAPVAVNDAYTTNKDTALVVSAPGVLANDTDINGDALTAVLAGNVSHGTLALNSSGAFVYTPASGYTGTDSFTYRASDGKANSNIAAVTITVNTAANTAPVASGDAYTTGKATTLIVSVPGVLANDTDANGDALTAFLTRNVYHGSLILNSNGSFTYTPYSSYTGTDSFTYRASDGKANSNTAMVTITITTPSNNAPVAVNNAYSADRNTALLVAAPGILANDTDANGDTLTAALTGSVSHGTLALNSNGSFTYTPATGYTGTDSFTYRANDGKTNSNTATVTINVKEPESGGGGGGGGGGGAMPGTIDISSMVNSTGQISQDVTVSSADNNVTLTVSKDTVALSVWGQPIYYLSVLESAYLAPPSSGDIISKVYNLGPSGTTFDRGITLTFKYDETIIPPGVAEEHLVISSWQSGEGWVDLPSIVDTVNNTITVQVNHFSEFAVLAYVRPANIQVSSVTVTPQECEFGNNVDIYVSIANAGDLAAEYEIMLYLDGVLAQTSAIALEGSSQATVIFSVTPGTAGEHQINIGGMTAGFTVQTPKAPAAFHPVTLNINPARVSPGDTVSIGLLVANSGDIPGIYVASLVIDGVVLEVKDISITAGNSATVSFSLASAGIGEHQVQIGGLTGAFTVTAPPPVDEPQVKLNDFSVTPLYETESGRLVSAAVMYQVDQPPAIVDINLVLKVFLDGALLETCPVLKTGQTIAPNGIGEVDYLPSAGWAVGEYSFALELSSGGSIVQTTPSQYLEVLSDEVNRPAGWKVPAITVGVTIPMMLLTILVLRRRQDSFSLGGEE
- the uppP gene encoding undecaprenyl-diphosphatase UppP — encoded protein: MNFIQVIVLGIVQGLTEFIPVSSSAHLVIVPWLFNWADPGLTFDLALHLGTLVALLWFFRADWVRLIRAGVQSIARRKIGEDMDRRLFWFLVIATIPGVIVGYFAQSKIEDLFHKPDSPHTLGAMLAMAVIIALLGLLLFIAERIAKHRRGFNEVTIKDAVIIGLSQALAIFPGVSRSGSTITAGLALGLQRETAARFSFLLSTPIILGAGLKSIFDVQQELAAGQMAGSDVLLYILGFAVAAVSGYLCIKYLLRFLQKHSTDIFVYYRWLLAALIIAVALVKG
- a CDS encoding GNAT family N-acetyltransferase; protein product: MNNGNFTKSIGRKIAFFRTRTRVSVRDFGVWHTIFRGIMDIIFGKIFVYRKYIVYEKQLTPSAAPEIRNPAIQFSFLTANDSGMMAQIEDMSAISRDFIAERIGRTGFCIVAKNKESLAGFNLVSTGRTRIRYLNVVLNLAESDAWSEQITVSKEYRRGGLASDLRQMMFAHLAGRGYKRLIGGYVPFNVKSGLLARKLGFVETEKLTLLRIFGWKKLSRQSLVPGRAPALLLDTKSR
- a CDS encoding glycosyltransferase, which translates into the protein MPENEKMNTMEPISRVSVILPTYNRALYVGEAIQSVLDQTYKNFELIVVDDGSTDNTREVVNSYKDPRVRYLYKENGGVSSARNTGIKASDRDFIAFLDSDDLWLPENLEVKIKLLDAHPEAGLVCSDAYFLDNKTKANIGRLWGEKRFKYSANPTQAAQHPLKELLYRSCFIMPQATMLRRRVFETIGYLDESLPTSEDWDLFVRIVQRFPIEVIDMPLLKIRRHDDSLSRNQEKVYRGAVTAINKAIASGTFSRAELKLLKERLALEHCRYGRWSLLGDRQEDATKALFASIKINPLCFRPYAYLALSLFGTRRFRALRSWKKTLKHRAAVPARLVVARPAMAQSTVRAEDIKKAGAAAKVSVVIPTYNRAGLIAETIRSVLAQTLPEFEIIVVDDGSTDNTGEVVAAFKDPRVRYILQENAGVSAARNTGIKAAGGTYIAFLDSDDLLLEKALETSVQVLEKNPQAAFSYGKAYLMDEKQRIFGVREQREEGSYIRDGREEIKKAILNGNHVPTSTIMARRQYLEEIGLFDASFKGGSEDFDLWVRLAGSHQVAYIAEPLIKYRMHASSISRTQKLADMEKNNGAIFEKLFNNTASGGYFTPERTNVYFSLYSRLAKYAYGNRQMAVSRQYLFKALKTKPQWFRKRLWLPLVTQIGRTLIPPVILDSGHRSKRFLRSALRRLTAG
- a CDS encoding glycosyltransferase yields the protein MTAEYYHSDSSPGNIKNNPVNSIPRVSIIMPTYNRAGFLKEAIESVLNQTCGDYTLIIVDDGSTDNTREVVESFNDPRIRYIYKENGGVSSARNAGIKASDGEYVAFLDSDDIWLPENLEVKIKMLDAHPEAGLICSDSLVFEDSTGAVLGTTWGNKKFKYSANPTQASRQPLKELLFRSCFIQPPATIVRRRVFDTAGYFDEALATHEDWDIFIRIVQRFPIEVIDMPLLKVRRHSTSLSESQEKMYLGSVAAILKLIHNGTVTGDGLKLLKERLALEHFRYGRRALDSGKQATAKTALWAGIKLSPWHLKIYIYLIFSILGSREFQAIKSCKKLINRCLPRNHSSEGVCCDDSRSLSK
- a CDS encoding glycosyltransferase, whose amino-acid sequence is MPKVSVVIPINTRSHFLGEAIQSVLDQTLQDFEIIVVDNGLLENTGEVVEGFHDARIKYLRRDFRYIGMAQNIGFKAAAGEYITGLTADDLYLPRNLEMKAKLLDARPDVGLVCSDAYIFNHHTGDNICKLWGDPKGPYPWFDPARAVRQPLREVLANGCFFNVQAGMVRRTIFNEVGYFDESLPSHEDWEMCIRIVQRFPIEVINTPLLKIRQRRISYSLLQENDCIGGVAATRKLIRSGTLSRNERKLLKERMLPRHIHHGRTALQDGRTATARKALLAGIRLDPWNLKLYVYLLFSIPGIGKYLALRKWRRLAGRRLFRSRSAGGDCYHDGRILS
- a CDS encoding glycosyltransferase translates to MAKITVMIPTYNYAQYLGAAIQSVLDQTYQDFEIIVVDDGSTDNTREVVDSFKDTRIRYIRQENRGVAAAANVAIKAATSEYITGIGADDLFLPQNLELKVKIMDARPELGMVYSDVYLFDDSTGETIGKLWRDPKGYYPWLDPIKAARNPLKEILYKGCFILIQAALIRREVFNKVGCYDESLPTHEDWELVVRILQNYPAEIIDMPLLKMRRHQSNLSDNQEKMYQGAVTALMKVIRSGTLTKQEQKVLRKRLFPQHIRYGRRALLEGRTAAARKALLAGIKINPQQPKPYAYLTFSLLGSRMFLTLNKWKKGLRRHAGNHRQPGETQPDDGRRE